The Candidatus Accumulibacter similis genome has a segment encoding these proteins:
- the cobI gene encoding precorrin-2 C(20)-methyltransferase — translation MNAAPRFGKLIGASLGPGDPQMITRRAWTALQSNARWLYPVKKAEESSYALAIVERGGLSIPADAEQLVFPMTRDPEILGKAWARAAVRTVELLAEGRDLLFLVEGDASTFSTFGHLARVVRELAPQVEVETIPGVSSFAAAAAATGTTLAEEDETFAIIPAAYGVAVIDRLLDEFDTLALLKVKPLLDEIIELLARRDLLTTSCFIEKVGAPDERVVRDLDSLRGSKANYLSLLLVQNPKRQRGELRRGCRSHQEAAAAAAAGN, via the coding sequence ATGAACGCAGCCCCCCGTTTCGGCAAGCTGATCGGCGCCTCGCTCGGCCCCGGCGACCCGCAGATGATCACCCGCCGCGCCTGGACGGCGCTGCAGTCCAACGCCCGCTGGCTGTACCCGGTGAAGAAGGCCGAGGAGTCGTCGTACGCGCTGGCGATCGTCGAGCGCGGCGGCCTCAGCATTCCGGCCGACGCCGAGCAGCTCGTCTTCCCGATGACCCGCGACCCGGAGATCCTCGGCAAGGCCTGGGCACGCGCAGCGGTGCGCACCGTCGAGCTGCTCGCCGAGGGCCGCGACCTGCTGTTCCTGGTCGAAGGCGACGCATCGACCTTCTCGACCTTCGGCCACCTTGCCCGCGTCGTCCGCGAACTGGCGCCGCAGGTCGAGGTGGAGACGATTCCGGGCGTCTCGTCGTTCGCCGCCGCCGCCGCAGCGACCGGCACGACGCTCGCCGAGGAGGACGAGACCTTCGCCATCATTCCCGCCGCCTACGGCGTCGCGGTCATCGACCGGTTGCTCGACGAGTTCGACACGTTGGCGCTGCTGAAGGTCAAACCGCTGCTCGACGAGATCATCGAACTGCTCGCGCGCCGCGATCTGCTCACCACCTCCTGCTTCATCGAGAAGGTCGGTGCGCCCGACGAACGGGTCGTGCGCGACCTCGACAGCCTCCGTGGCAGCAAGGCCAACTACCTGTCGCTGCTGCTGGTGCAGAACCCGAAACGGCAGCGCGGCGAACTGCGACGCGGCTGCCGCAGCCACCAGGAGGCGGCGGCAGCCGCCGCTGCCGGCAACTGA
- the cbiE gene encoding precorrin-6y C5,15-methyltransferase (decarboxylating) subunit CbiE yields the protein MKPSEPAPQPTCTVVGILDDGWDGLSGSARDCLRAAALVIGVERTLQLVRHELAASSELRPLDGALALCAGWIRDALAAGRRVAVLATGDPLCHGIGSTLIDRLPGLQVAVLPAPSTLQIACARFGKAWQDMTIASCHSLDAGEWTVGATPDHGLYPVLRAIALHRRVFVFTSPANGPARLARALLAAGHGDGLRLSVASRLLLPDETLHAQLSAATAATMHFAEPSVVLVERDEPVAGPAFGREDDEYLQRTPANGLITKLEARAVSLAKLRLTAAATVWDIGAGSGAVGLECARLAPQGHVWAIEKNAADAAIARANAARLRIGNYTLIAGRAPAGLADWPDPDAVFIGGSGGELGELVRLILGRLRAGGRLVMNFVTLENLATATSSLQAAGAAWEVVQLQASRSQPILGLHRLAAQNPVWIVTARNPEKEEA from the coding sequence ATGAAGCCCTCTGAGCCGGCACCGCAACCGACCTGTACCGTCGTCGGCATCCTCGACGACGGCTGGGACGGCCTCTCCGGCAGCGCGCGTGACTGCCTGCGCGCTGCCGCGCTGGTGATCGGCGTCGAGCGGACGCTGCAGCTCGTGCGGCATGAACTGGCAGCGAGCAGCGAACTGCGCCCGCTCGACGGCGCCCTCGCGCTGTGCGCGGGCTGGATTCGCGACGCCCTCGCCGCCGGCCGCAGAGTCGCCGTGCTGGCGACCGGCGATCCGCTCTGCCACGGCATCGGCAGCACGCTGATCGACCGCCTGCCCGGACTGCAGGTCGCCGTGCTGCCGGCGCCATCGACGCTGCAGATCGCCTGCGCGCGTTTCGGCAAGGCCTGGCAGGACATGACGATCGCCTCGTGCCACAGCCTGGATGCCGGCGAATGGACCGTCGGCGCGACCCCGGACCACGGCCTCTATCCGGTGCTGCGGGCGATCGCGCTGCACCGCCGCGTCTTCGTCTTCACCAGTCCGGCCAACGGCCCGGCGCGGCTGGCGCGCGCGCTGCTCGCCGCCGGCCATGGCGACGGGCTACGCCTGTCGGTCGCCAGCCGCCTGCTGCTGCCGGATGAGACGCTGCATGCGCAACTCTCGGCAGCGACAGCGGCGACGATGCACTTCGCCGAGCCGAGCGTCGTCCTCGTCGAACGCGATGAACCGGTGGCCGGCCCGGCGTTCGGCCGCGAGGACGACGAGTACCTGCAGCGCACGCCGGCCAACGGGCTGATCACCAAGCTCGAGGCGCGTGCCGTATCGCTCGCCAAGCTGCGCCTGACGGCAGCGGCAACCGTCTGGGACATCGGCGCCGGCTCCGGAGCGGTCGGCCTCGAATGCGCGCGACTGGCGCCGCAGGGCCACGTCTGGGCGATCGAGAAGAACGCCGCCGATGCCGCCATCGCACGCGCCAACGCCGCCCGCCTGCGCATCGGCAACTACACGCTGATCGCGGGGCGGGCGCCCGCCGGCCTCGCCGACTGGCCCGACCCCGACGCGGTGTTCATTGGCGGCTCCGGCGGCGAACTCGGCGAACTGGTCCGCCTCATCCTCGGCCGCCTGCGAGCGGGCGGCCGGCTGGTGATGAACTTCGTGACCCTCGAGAACCTGGCCACCGCGACCAGCAGCCTGCAGGCTGCCGGCGCCGCCTGGGAGGTCGTCCAGCTGCAGGCCAGCCGCAGCCAGCCAATCCTCGGCCTGCACCGGCTGGCGGCGCAGAACCCGGTCTGGATCGTCACCGCCCGCAACCCTGAAAAGGAAGAAGCATGA
- a CDS encoding precorrin-8X methylmutase: MTSNAITEQLTAAGRAIEHDSFAIIDAEVGPHGYSEEQWPLVRRMIHANADFEFNGLAAFHPDAMRAGLDAVLNGPRAIVADVEMICVGLSAPRLQHFGLSPRHYISDADVIERARAGNTTRAVQAMRKAWRLGELDGAIVGIGNAPTALIEVVRLIREHDVRPALVIGMPVGFVSAAESKDLLHTLGEVPWITVKGRKGGSTLVVAAIHALLSLAEATQRQRAA; the protein is encoded by the coding sequence ATGACCAGCAACGCCATCACCGAACAGCTCACCGCCGCCGGCCGCGCCATCGAGCACGACTCCTTCGCGATCATCGACGCCGAGGTCGGTCCGCACGGTTACAGCGAGGAGCAGTGGCCGCTCGTGCGCCGCATGATCCACGCCAACGCCGACTTCGAGTTCAACGGCCTCGCCGCCTTCCACCCCGATGCCATGCGCGCCGGCCTCGACGCCGTCCTCAACGGTCCGCGGGCGATCGTCGCCGATGTCGAGATGATCTGCGTCGGCCTCTCGGCGCCCCGCCTGCAGCACTTCGGACTGAGCCCGCGGCACTACATTTCCGACGCCGACGTCATCGAGCGGGCGCGCGCCGGGAACACGACCCGCGCCGTGCAGGCGATGCGCAAGGCGTGGCGGCTGGGCGAACTCGACGGCGCGATCGTCGGCATCGGCAACGCGCCGACGGCGCTGATCGAGGTCGTGCGACTGATCCGCGAACACGACGTGCGGCCGGCGCTGGTCATCGGCATGCCGGTCGGTTTCGTCTCGGCGGCCGAGTCGAAGGATCTCCTGCACACACTCGGCGAAGTGCCCTGGATCACGGTCAAGGGACGCAAGGGTGGGTCGACGCTGGTCGTCGCCGCCATCCATGCGCTGCTGTCGCTCGCCGAGGCGACGCAGAGACAACGGGCGGCATGA
- a CDS encoding cobyrinate a,c-diamide synthase, with the protein MPHCPAMLIAAAASGQGKTTVTAALARLHARQGRRVTVFKCGPDFLDPQIHAVASGRPCYNLDLGMCGEDDARIRLARAAADSDLILIEGVMGLFDGEPSAADIACLFGIPVLALIDARAMAQTFGAVAHGLATYRPGLPFAGVLANRSGSSRHTELLRDSLPAGMGWFGAVPRSDDSLPERHLGLLQAAEIADLADRLDRLADALAATASVGLPPPVHFAAAAKAPLAALLAGRRIAIARDAAYGFIYPANVDTLRELGAEVHFFSPLAGDALPTCDAIWLPGGYPELHAATLAARCDLWQSLTVHVVAGRPLLAECGGMMSLFEELVDREGERHALAGMLPGRAVMQRRLAALGMQVADLPEGTLSGHTFHYSQSDTPLPPLCRARRPTGGDGEAIYRHGPITASYVHFYFPGNPLAVARLFGGDD; encoded by the coding sequence ATGCCGCACTGCCCGGCGATGCTGATTGCCGCTGCCGCGTCCGGCCAGGGCAAGACGACGGTGACGGCGGCGCTGGCCCGCCTGCACGCGCGCCAGGGACGACGCGTCACCGTCTTCAAGTGCGGCCCCGACTTCCTCGACCCGCAGATCCACGCCGTCGCCAGCGGACGCCCATGCTACAACCTCGACCTCGGCATGTGCGGCGAGGACGACGCGCGCATCCGCCTGGCACGCGCCGCCGCCGATTCCGACCTGATCCTGATCGAGGGCGTCATGGGGCTGTTCGACGGCGAGCCGTCGGCGGCCGACATCGCCTGCCTGTTCGGCATTCCGGTGCTGGCACTGATCGACGCGCGGGCGATGGCGCAGACCTTCGGCGCCGTCGCGCACGGCCTCGCGACCTACCGGCCCGGGCTGCCGTTTGCCGGCGTGCTGGCGAACCGCAGCGGCAGCAGCCGCCACACCGAGCTGCTGCGCGACAGCCTGCCAGCGGGAATGGGGTGGTTCGGCGCCGTCCCGCGCAGCGACGACAGCCTGCCGGAGCGTCATCTCGGGCTGTTGCAGGCGGCCGAGATCGCCGACCTGGCCGACCGCCTAGACCGACTTGCCGACGCGCTGGCGGCGACGGCGAGCGTCGGCCTGCCACCGCCGGTACACTTCGCCGCGGCGGCGAAAGCGCCGCTTGCAGCCCTGCTCGCCGGCCGCCGCATCGCCATCGCGCGCGACGCCGCCTATGGCTTCATCTACCCGGCCAATGTCGACACGCTGCGCGAACTGGGCGCCGAGGTCCACTTCTTCTCGCCGCTCGCCGGCGACGCGTTGCCCACCTGCGATGCGATCTGGTTGCCCGGCGGCTACCCCGAGCTGCATGCGGCGACGCTGGCGGCGCGGTGTGACCTCTGGCAGTCGCTGACAGTACACGTCGTTGCCGGCAGACCCTTGCTTGCCGAGTGCGGCGGCATGATGAGCCTGTTCGAGGAGTTGGTCGACCGCGAAGGGGAGCGGCATGCGCTGGCCGGCATGCTGCCCGGGCGGGCGGTGATGCAGCGGCGTCTGGCGGCGCTCGGCATGCAGGTCGCCGACCTGCCCGAGGGAACGCTCTCCGGCCACACCTTCCATTACTCGCAGAGCGACACGCCACTGCCGCCGCTGTGTCGCGCGCGGCGCCCGACAGGCGGCGACGGCGAGGCGATCTACCGCCACGGCCCGATCACCGCTTCCTACGTGCACTTCTACTTCCCCGGCAACCCGCTGGCGGTCGCCCGCCTCTTCGGCGGCGACGACTGA
- the cbiQ gene encoding cobalt ECF transporter T component CbiQ, with amino-acid sequence MLIEQAAYGSRWRRVSPAAKASLALAGLLAAFVAATPAAAAAVALLLALATVVGAGVAVGLYLRVAAPAVGFLALGSLSLLVAVGTDAAGHLAWGLAPDAAPRIAAVAGRSLASLAALLLLVLTTPLPDLIGLLRRLRVPEVLLDLMVLCYRMLFVLASAMRDTLTAQSARLGYASLRHGRRSLGLLVANLALQTWQRAQALHQAAMARNGGGTLRFLSPDFANAGRDTLLAAAAGSALVVLAGLA; translated from the coding sequence GTGCTGATTGAACAGGCGGCCTACGGCAGCCGCTGGCGACGCGTCAGTCCGGCGGCCAAGGCCAGCCTGGCGCTGGCCGGTCTGCTGGCGGCATTCGTCGCCGCGACGCCGGCTGCGGCGGCGGCCGTCGCCCTGCTGCTGGCTCTGGCGACGGTCGTCGGCGCGGGCGTCGCGGTCGGCCTCTACCTGCGGGTGGCGGCACCGGCAGTCGGCTTTCTCGCCCTCGGCAGCCTGTCGCTGCTCGTCGCCGTCGGCACCGATGCCGCCGGCCATCTCGCGTGGGGGCTGGCGCCCGACGCCGCGCCACGCATCGCCGCCGTCGCCGGCCGCTCGCTGGCCTCGCTGGCAGCCCTGCTGCTGCTCGTGCTGACGACGCCGCTGCCCGACCTGATCGGTCTGCTGCGTCGCCTGCGCGTGCCGGAAGTCCTGCTCGACCTGATGGTCCTCTGCTACCGCATGCTCTTCGTCCTCGCGTCCGCCATGCGCGACACGCTGACCGCGCAGTCCGCCCGCCTCGGCTACGCTTCGCTGCGCCACGGCCGGCGCTCGCTCGGCCTGCTGGTCGCCAACCTCGCGCTGCAGACCTGGCAGCGGGCGCAGGCGCTGCACCAGGCGGCCATGGCGCGCAACGGCGGCGGAACCTTGCGCTTCCTGTCGCCGGATTTCGCCAACGCCGGCCGCGACACGCTGCTCGCCGCCGCCGCCGGCAGCGCGCTGGTCGTGCTGGCGGGCCTCGCCTGA
- a CDS encoding cobalt-precorrin-5B (C(1))-methyltransferase, with protein MSGKVRKGDTRRKRGNRTGFTTGACSAAAARAATCGLLDGEVPASVVCRLPNGREVIFAVIDGRVDGEGSDRVAHAAVVKDAGDDPDATHGAHLTADVRRLPQRAGEISLCGGPGVGVVTREGLGLAVGGPAINPVPQRNIRDNVRAVAAEILAVDGIEVRISVPGGEQMAKKTLNARLGILDGISILGTTGIVRPYSTAAFRASVVQAIDVAAAQGQSSVVLTTGGRSEKFAMRQLPALDEACFVQMGDFVKAAFTTAIRRHMREVHVGAMVGKLTKMSQGLAVTHAWRAEVDREILADAARAVAAPADLIAAIRAAETARFAAEKLAILGLTVPFHRELASRAIRSLKRQYPGDYRLSILVCDFDGRFICRVDEHEAL; from the coding sequence ATGAGCGGAAAGGTCCGCAAGGGCGACACCCGGCGCAAGCGCGGCAACCGGACCGGCTTCACCACCGGCGCCTGCTCGGCGGCGGCGGCGCGCGCCGCGACCTGCGGGCTGCTCGACGGTGAAGTGCCGGCGAGCGTCGTCTGCCGGCTGCCGAACGGTCGTGAGGTGATCTTTGCGGTCATCGACGGCCGCGTCGACGGCGAAGGCAGCGACCGCGTCGCCCATGCGGCCGTCGTCAAGGATGCTGGCGACGACCCGGACGCGACGCACGGCGCCCACCTCACCGCCGACGTCCGCCGGCTGCCGCAGCGCGCCGGCGAGATCAGCCTGTGCGGCGGACCCGGCGTCGGCGTCGTCACGCGCGAGGGGCTCGGTCTGGCAGTCGGCGGGCCGGCGATCAACCCCGTGCCGCAGCGGAACATCCGCGACAACGTCCGCGCGGTCGCCGCCGAAATCCTGGCCGTCGATGGCATCGAGGTGCGCATCTCGGTGCCCGGCGGCGAGCAGATGGCGAAGAAGACGCTGAACGCCCGCCTGGGGATCCTCGACGGCATCTCGATCCTCGGCACCACCGGCATCGTCCGGCCCTACTCGACCGCCGCATTTCGCGCCAGCGTCGTGCAGGCGATCGATGTCGCCGCCGCGCAGGGGCAGAGCAGCGTCGTCCTCACCACCGGCGGTCGCAGCGAGAAGTTCGCCATGCGCCAGTTGCCGGCCCTTGACGAGGCCTGCTTCGTGCAGATGGGCGATTTCGTCAAGGCCGCCTTCACCACCGCCATCAGGCGCCACATGCGCGAAGTCCATGTCGGCGCCATGGTCGGCAAGCTGACCAAGATGAGCCAGGGGCTGGCGGTGACCCACGCCTGGCGGGCCGAAGTGGACCGCGAGATCCTGGCCGACGCGGCGCGCGCCGTTGCCGCCCCGGCCGACCTGATCGCCGCCATCCGGGCCGCCGAGACCGCCCGTTTCGCCGCCGAGAAGCTCGCCATCCTCGGACTGACGGTTCCCTTCCACCGCGAGCTGGCGAGCCGGGCGATCCGCAGCCTCAAGCGCCAGTACCCCGGCGACTACCGGCTGTCGATACTCGTCTGCGACTTCGACGGCCGCTTCATCTGCCGGGTCGATGAACATGAAGCCCTCTGA
- a CDS encoding ABC transporter ATP-binding protein produces the protein MAADVLLEVQAVGHVYADDSHGLADCSLAIRRGSRNALLGANGSGKTTLLLHLNGLLQPSSGCIRIDGQPLDYSRGGLTALRRRVGLVFQNPDRQLFSANVFEDVSFGPLNLGLDEASVRARVAQALAAVGMTGQAERPVHHLSFGQKKRVCIAGVLAMQPELLLLDEPMAGLDPGMQDDLLRVLDDLAARGISIVLATHDVDFAYGWADDIHLLAAGRCTASFAAAQLPLQEAALRAAGQPLPAVVTLHQALVAHGALPAGPVPRGMPQLLALLAMPAAAEDGMNETARASQRSAA, from the coding sequence ATGGCGGCCGACGTGCTGCTCGAGGTGCAGGCCGTCGGACACGTCTATGCCGACGACAGCCACGGACTCGCCGACTGTTCGCTGGCCATCCGCCGCGGCAGCCGCAACGCACTGCTCGGCGCCAACGGCTCCGGCAAGACGACGCTGCTGCTGCACCTCAACGGCCTGCTGCAGCCATCGTCGGGCTGCATCCGCATCGACGGCCAACCGCTCGACTACAGCCGCGGCGGACTGACTGCCCTGCGCCGGCGCGTCGGTCTGGTTTTCCAGAACCCCGACCGGCAGCTCTTCTCGGCCAACGTCTTCGAGGACGTGTCGTTCGGCCCGCTCAACCTTGGCCTGGACGAAGCCAGCGTGCGTGCGCGGGTCGCGCAGGCGCTGGCGGCGGTCGGCATGACCGGGCAGGCGGAGCGGCCAGTGCATCACCTGAGCTTCGGCCAGAAGAAGCGCGTCTGCATTGCCGGCGTGCTCGCCATGCAGCCCGAGCTGCTGCTGCTCGACGAGCCGATGGCCGGCCTCGACCCCGGCATGCAGGACGATCTGCTGCGCGTTCTCGACGACCTCGCGGCGCGCGGCATCAGCATCGTTCTCGCCACGCACGACGTCGATTTCGCCTACGGCTGGGCCGACGACATCCACCTGCTGGCCGCCGGTCGCTGCACCGCGTCCTTCGCGGCGGCCCAACTGCCGCTGCAGGAGGCGGCGCTGCGTGCAGCCGGACAGCCACTGCCGGCGGTCGTCACCCTGCACCAGGCGCTGGTCGCCCACGGCGCGCTGCCGGCCGGACCGGTTCCACGCGGCATGCCGCAGTTGCTGGCCCTGCTCGCCATGCCGGCGGCCGCGGAAGACGGCATGAACGAGACGGCACGCGCCTCGCAACGGAGCGCCGCCTGA
- the cobM gene encoding precorrin-4 C(11)-methyltransferase, whose amino-acid sequence MAGKVWFVGAGPGDPDLITVKGRKLLEEAGAILYAGSLVDQAATLFAPTGCAIRDSKDMTLAEMTDWLLEQAARHATVVRLQTGDPGLYGALIEMTRPLTAAGIGWAVVPGVSSALAAAAAAGETLTLPEVTQTVILTRVAGRTPMPAGEELAALAAHRTTLCIFLSITLLHRVQEALRAAGWAEDAPILVVQKASWPGEERIVRGTLADIKQKCQAERIAAQAMIIASPTLGAADWPDLARSKLYDPAFSHRFRKASEPKP is encoded by the coding sequence ATGGCCGGCAAGGTCTGGTTCGTCGGCGCCGGCCCGGGCGACCCCGACCTCATCACGGTCAAGGGCCGCAAGCTGCTCGAGGAAGCCGGCGCCATCCTCTACGCCGGCTCGCTGGTCGACCAGGCGGCGACACTCTTCGCCCCCACCGGCTGCGCGATCCGCGATTCGAAGGACATGACGCTGGCCGAGATGACCGACTGGCTGCTCGAACAGGCGGCGCGACACGCCACCGTCGTCCGCCTGCAGACCGGCGACCCTGGCCTCTACGGCGCACTGATCGAGATGACGCGGCCGCTGACCGCTGCCGGAATCGGCTGGGCGGTGGTCCCCGGCGTGTCGTCGGCACTGGCGGCCGCCGCCGCCGCCGGCGAAACGCTGACCCTGCCCGAAGTGACGCAGACGGTGATCCTCACCCGTGTCGCCGGCCGCACGCCGATGCCGGCCGGCGAGGAACTCGCGGCGCTCGCCGCGCACCGCACGACGCTCTGCATCTTTCTCTCGATCACCCTGCTGCACCGCGTCCAGGAAGCGTTGCGCGCCGCCGGCTGGGCCGAGGACGCGCCGATCCTGGTCGTGCAGAAGGCGAGCTGGCCGGGCGAGGAGAGGATCGTCCGCGGCACCCTCGCCGACATCAAGCAGAAGTGCCAGGCGGAACGGATCGCCGCGCAGGCGATGATCATCGCCTCGCCGACGCTGGGTGCCGCCGACTGGCCCGACCTCGCCCGTTCCAAGCTCTACGACCCCGCCTTCTCCCACCGCTTCCGCAAAGCCAGCGAGCCCAAGCCATGA
- a CDS encoding energy-coupling factor ABC transporter permease: MHIMEGFLPLAHTVGWTLASAPFVVLGVRSLRRRLQQQPEQRMLLGVAAAFSFVLSALKLPSVTGSCSHPTGVGLGALLFGPTAMVPVGLVVLLFQALLLAHGGLTTLGANLFSMAIVGSFVAAGLFRAGRLLQLPLAACVFVATCCADLATYLTTSLQLAWAFPDPVGGFAASFAKFAGIFAVTQIPLAISEGLLSVLVVNALLRFNGDELKGMPLFAGREVRA, encoded by the coding sequence GTGCACATCATGGAAGGTTTTCTGCCGCTCGCGCACACCGTCGGCTGGACGCTGGCGTCGGCGCCCTTCGTCGTCCTCGGCGTGCGCTCGCTGCGCCGGCGGCTGCAGCAGCAGCCGGAACAGCGCATGCTGCTCGGCGTCGCCGCCGCCTTTTCCTTCGTCCTCTCGGCGCTCAAGTTGCCGTCGGTGACCGGCAGCTGTTCGCACCCGACCGGCGTCGGGCTCGGCGCGCTGCTCTTCGGGCCGACGGCGATGGTGCCGGTCGGCCTCGTCGTCCTCCTCTTCCAGGCGCTGCTGCTGGCGCACGGCGGGCTGACGACCCTCGGCGCCAACCTCTTCTCGATGGCCATCGTCGGTTCCTTCGTCGCCGCCGGGCTGTTCCGCGCCGGCCGCCTGTTGCAGTTGCCGCTGGCCGCCTGCGTCTTCGTCGCCACCTGCTGCGCCGACCTCGCCACCTATCTGACGACCTCGCTGCAGCTCGCCTGGGCCTTTCCCGATCCGGTCGGCGGCTTCGCCGCCTCGTTCGCCAAGTTCGCCGGCATCTTCGCCGTCACGCAGATTCCGCTGGCGATCAGCGAGGGCCTGCTGAGCGTGCTCGTGGTCAATGCGCTGCTGCGCTTCAACGGCGACGAACTGAAGGGCATGCCGCTGTTTGCCGGTCGTGAGGTGCGCGCATGA
- a CDS encoding energy-coupling factor ABC transporter substrate-binding protein: protein MKSRSWLLIAAVMLLTALPLWLAPRPAPGPDGQPGEVFAGTDSQAQKAIAEIAPDYRPWFTPLLEPASGEIASLLFALQAAIGAGIIGYWLGAAVTRDRMRRAAERAGCDRAD from the coding sequence ATGAAGAGCCGGAGCTGGTTGCTGATCGCCGCCGTGATGCTCCTGACGGCGTTGCCGCTGTGGCTGGCACCGCGGCCGGCGCCCGGCCCGGACGGCCAGCCGGGCGAGGTGTTCGCCGGCACCGACAGCCAGGCGCAGAAGGCGATCGCCGAGATCGCCCCCGACTACCGTCCGTGGTTCACGCCGCTCCTGGAACCGGCGAGCGGCGAGATCGCCTCGCTCCTCTTCGCCCTGCAGGCGGCCATCGGTGCCGGCATCATCGGTTACTGGCTGGGAGCCGCCGTCACCCGCGACAGGATGCGCCGGGCAGCCGAGCGCGCAGGCTGCGACCGTGCTGATTGA
- a CDS encoding sirohydrochlorin chelatase, with the protein MISDTSILLVGHGSRNRDGNRETLHFAAQWREQHPDWRIEVCFIEHADVLLDEGLDRAARDTRRVLLIPFILNAAGHVKMELPAALNRARLRHPQVEFAVTPHLGMGRPIFAVLQAQLERLMKQLAVPDPRSTGVILLGRGSSDAGANGELAKMARWIFEASEHDLVDLAFTGITWPRLETAVQRQTRLGMMQICIVPVYLFTGVLIERIKLQVERLQRQYPPIAFALGTHFGFEPGIFELLDAKVEGQGLPECRMLECDGCKYRELAEDGHLPDHSHTATGGGQHDHDRDHGQPAADTHHHGCSHKPA; encoded by the coding sequence ATGATATCGGACACCAGCATCCTCCTCGTCGGCCACGGTTCGCGCAACCGCGACGGCAACCGTGAAACGCTGCATTTCGCCGCCCAGTGGCGCGAGCAGCATCCCGACTGGCGTATCGAGGTGTGCTTCATCGAGCACGCCGACGTGCTGCTCGACGAGGGACTCGATCGCGCCGCCCGCGACACCCGGCGCGTCCTCCTCATCCCCTTCATCCTGAATGCCGCCGGCCACGTCAAGATGGAGCTGCCGGCGGCACTCAACCGCGCCCGCCTGCGCCACCCGCAGGTCGAGTTCGCAGTCACCCCACACCTCGGCATGGGGCGACCGATCTTCGCTGTCCTGCAGGCGCAGCTCGAGCGGCTGATGAAGCAGCTGGCGGTGCCCGATCCACGCAGCACCGGCGTCATCCTGCTCGGCCGCGGCTCGTCGGACGCCGGCGCCAACGGCGAGCTGGCGAAGATGGCGCGCTGGATTTTCGAGGCCAGCGAGCACGACCTCGTCGATCTGGCGTTCACCGGCATCACCTGGCCACGACTGGAAACCGCGGTACAGCGCCAGACGCGGCTGGGGATGATGCAGATCTGCATCGTCCCGGTGTATCTGTTCACCGGCGTCCTGATCGAGCGCATCAAGCTGCAGGTCGAGCGCCTGCAGCGGCAGTACCCGCCGATCGCCTTCGCCCTCGGCACGCACTTCGGTTTCGAGCCCGGCATCTTCGAGCTGCTCGACGCCAAGGTCGAAGGACAGGGACTGCCCGAATGCCGCATGCTCGAGTGCGACGGCTGCAAGTATCGCGAACTCGCCGAGGACGGACACCTGCCCGACCACAGCCACACCGCGACCGGCGGCGGGCAGCACGACCATGATCGGGATCATGGACAGCCAGCGGCAGACACGCATCATCACGGCTGTTCGCACAAACCCGCCTGA